The proteins below are encoded in one region of Flavobacterium nackdongense:
- a CDS encoding efflux transporter outer membrane subunit, with amino-acid sequence MKSKIKIVVVILILAILPVGCLVGPKYKKPEEQSAATFRNGATNVDTLASVVNIKWFDLFNDDVLKGLINKGLSNNYDMRIAMARIERTRAELGYTKADLLPAIGYGATVNSNDKSFTPNTASATLSWELDFWGKIRHENRAVQNELLASEEGRKVILSNLVSDIAVSYFQLRDFDNRLIITQKTLETRQKAYDIINQRFKAGYVSEVDLMQVEQQVAIAEATIPAIKRQITNLENTISILMGQAPGPIERGKSSMELQVSNAIPESIPSILLRNRPDVNQAERLYMASNERIGVAQAMRFPSFNIAALAGFASGSVSTLFDGSSYLQNASAGVAGPIFNFGKNKRRVEIYRQIAEESRLSYQKTCVVAVAEVEQSLQNVKTYKDEWTARNRQVIAARKNLELSNARYYNGYISYLEVLDIERALFEAELSLSELTQNQLSSMVQLYRALGGGWN; translated from the coding sequence ATGAAGAGTAAAATTAAAATAGTTGTTGTCATTCTTATCCTTGCCATTCTTCCTGTTGGTTGTTTGGTTGGACCCAAATATAAAAAACCTGAAGAGCAAAGCGCTGCTACTTTTCGCAACGGAGCCACAAATGTTGATACCTTGGCTTCGGTGGTCAATATAAAATGGTTTGATCTCTTCAATGATGATGTTCTTAAAGGGCTCATTAATAAAGGCCTTTCCAATAATTATGATATGCGAATTGCGATGGCTCGTATCGAGCGCACTAGAGCTGAATTGGGTTATACCAAAGCAGATTTATTGCCTGCCATTGGCTACGGTGCGACCGTGAATAGTAACGACAAATCGTTTACACCAAATACAGCTTCGGCAACACTGTCTTGGGAACTAGACTTTTGGGGTAAAATTCGTCACGAAAATAGAGCGGTCCAAAACGAATTGTTAGCCAGTGAAGAAGGTCGAAAAGTAATTCTTTCGAATCTGGTAAGTGATATCGCTGTTTCGTATTTTCAACTTCGTGATTTTGATAATCGATTGATCATCACTCAAAAAACATTAGAAACAAGACAAAAAGCCTATGATATTATTAATCAAAGGTTCAAAGCGGGTTATGTTTCAGAAGTAGATTTGATGCAAGTGGAGCAACAAGTTGCGATTGCTGAGGCGACCATTCCGGCGATTAAACGTCAAATAACCAATCTCGAAAACACTATTTCAATTCTGATGGGGCAAGCTCCCGGTCCAATAGAAAGAGGTAAATCGAGTATGGAATTACAAGTTTCTAATGCTATTCCGGAATCTATCCCATCGATATTGTTACGCAATCGTCCTGATGTAAATCAAGCTGAAAGATTATATATGGCCTCTAACGAACGAATTGGTGTAGCCCAAGCAATGCGATTCCCCTCTTTTAATATTGCTGCTTTAGCGGGATTTGCCAGTGGATCCGTCAGTACTTTGTTTGATGGTTCATCCTATTTACAAAATGCTAGTGCAGGTGTTGCGGGACCTATTTTCAACTTTGGAAAAAACAAACGAAGAGTTGAGATTTACCGTCAAATAGCAGAAGAATCTAGACTTTCGTATCAAAAAACCTGCGTTGTTGCTGTCGCAGAAGTCGAACAATCCTTGCAGAATGTTAAAACCTATAAAGACGAATGGACAGCTAGAAACAGACAAGTAATTGCTGCTCGAAAAAATTTAGAGCTGTCGAATGCGAGATATTATAACGGTTATATTTCCTATTTGGAAGTTTTAGATATCGAACGAGCTTTATTCGAAGCGGAATTAAGTCTTTCTGAATTAACTCAAAACCAATTGAGTTCTATGGTACAATTGTATAGAGCGTTAGGCGGCGGATGGAATTAA
- a CDS encoding efflux RND transporter permease subunit: MGEFFVRRPIVAMVISIIIVLLGLLALQKTPVSQYPDIVPPVVKITTSFTGANALNVEQAVATPIEQKVNGVENMLYMKSINTSDGALTLEVTFDVGTNLDNANMLTQNRQAQSAPFMPASVKQQGVVVKKSLSFPLMLFTLTSNNPKYDAKFLNNYASINIADRLARIKGVGEVTLWGSDYSMRVWLKAGVMTKLGVTVEDVKNALNAQNMISPGGKFGSQPAPLGTEFTYGVTLQDRLVTEKQFGNIVVRSKEDGAEVLLSDIARIELGTENYSTNARRNGNPAAAITIFQMPGSNALEVAAAAKAAMKEMSERFPKDIEYQESLDTTLAITAGVEDIVHTLFEAILLVILVVFIFLQNWRATLIPLITVPVSLIGTIAVFPLLGFSINTLSLLGLVLAIGIVVDDAIVVVEAVMHHIEKGKTPREATIQAMKEVSGPVIAIALILCAVFIPVAMTPGITGRFYQQFAITIAVSVAFSAFSALSLSPALCAMLLKPTKPVEEQTGWLAKFFAGFNRIFEKVTGGYLNGVNFFAKKSMRIVALLGVILIAVTFLGIKIPLGFIPEEDQGYVLLNIQLPPSSSLQRTEEVSKQVDAILKKEDAILSYTTINGYSLLTSSNLPNNAFIFIALKPWEERSFTAKEFTDQLNAKLAMQVTKGSAFAFGPPAIQGLGASAGFSIMLQDRGGNTPEYLAQQTQRFIAAAQKRPEIQRIYTTFNAATPQIKLEIDNEKAMKLGVPVSRVTETLGAFLGGTYVNDFNRFGRQYKVFIQGEAVDRVKPENLNMVYVKNNNGTMLPISTIVTATKVTGPDFTNRLNLFRSAEIGGSANDGFSSAQALTALEEVAKETLPADMSFDYINLSYQEKNSPSSSSVFLMALLFVFLILAAQYESWKLPFSVLLGAPLAVFGAFLGLFLARFTSDAYVNNVFAQIGLVLLIGLVAKNAILIVEFAKEEHERGTPLYEAAVVSAKLRFRPILMTAFAFILGVVPLLTATGAGSQARIVMGMAVFAGMLVATVLGVLIVPGLYVMIENIGKKQEVVSATENNIDSKTTDHEE, from the coding sequence ATGGGAGAATTTTTCGTTAGAAGACCAATAGTTGCGATGGTAATCAGTATCATTATTGTGTTACTTGGATTATTAGCTTTACAAAAAACACCAGTTTCTCAGTATCCTGATATTGTTCCGCCAGTTGTAAAAATAACCACCTCATTTACAGGAGCAAACGCGTTGAATGTAGAACAGGCAGTAGCAACACCAATTGAACAAAAAGTAAATGGTGTTGAGAATATGTTGTATATGAAATCCATCAACACTTCCGATGGTGCGCTAACGCTAGAAGTAACTTTTGATGTAGGTACTAATTTGGATAATGCCAATATGCTTACTCAAAACCGTCAAGCACAATCCGCTCCATTTATGCCTGCAAGCGTTAAGCAACAAGGTGTAGTGGTCAAAAAATCGCTTTCTTTTCCATTGATGTTGTTTACCTTAACTTCTAATAATCCTAAATACGATGCAAAATTTTTAAACAATTATGCGAGTATTAATATTGCCGATCGATTGGCTCGTATCAAAGGAGTTGGTGAAGTTACACTTTGGGGTAGCGATTATTCAATGAGAGTTTGGTTGAAGGCTGGCGTAATGACTAAATTGGGTGTTACAGTCGAAGATGTAAAAAATGCCTTGAATGCCCAAAATATGATTAGTCCTGGAGGGAAATTTGGTTCTCAACCTGCTCCTTTGGGTACTGAATTTACCTACGGTGTTACTCTACAGGATCGATTGGTAACTGAAAAACAATTTGGAAATATAGTAGTTCGAAGCAAAGAAGATGGTGCAGAAGTATTGTTAAGTGATATTGCGCGTATTGAATTGGGTACTGAAAATTACAGCACAAATGCTAGAAGAAATGGCAATCCAGCTGCTGCAATAACAATTTTCCAAATGCCGGGAAGTAATGCATTAGAAGTTGCAGCCGCAGCCAAAGCAGCAATGAAGGAAATGTCTGAAAGATTTCCTAAAGACATAGAATACCAAGAATCATTAGATACTACTTTAGCTATTACAGCAGGTGTGGAGGATATTGTGCATACGCTTTTTGAAGCAATATTATTGGTTATCCTTGTAGTGTTCATCTTTCTTCAAAATTGGCGCGCTACATTAATCCCTTTAATTACCGTTCCTGTTTCATTAATTGGTACGATAGCGGTTTTTCCTCTACTGGGATTCTCCATAAATACGCTTTCATTATTAGGATTGGTTTTGGCCATTGGAATTGTCGTCGATGATGCCATTGTGGTAGTCGAAGCGGTGATGCATCATATTGAAAAGGGCAAAACACCGCGTGAAGCCACTATACAAGCAATGAAAGAAGTTTCGGGACCTGTAATTGCTATCGCGTTAATTTTGTGTGCGGTTTTCATTCCTGTGGCAATGACACCCGGTATTACGGGACGTTTTTATCAGCAGTTTGCTATAACCATTGCTGTATCGGTTGCGTTTTCAGCCTTTAGTGCTTTGTCATTAAGTCCTGCCTTATGTGCAATGCTTTTAAAACCTACAAAACCTGTCGAAGAGCAAACCGGTTGGTTGGCTAAATTTTTCGCAGGATTCAACAGGATTTTTGAAAAAGTAACTGGAGGATATCTTAATGGGGTTAATTTCTTTGCCAAAAAATCGATGCGAATTGTTGCACTTTTAGGTGTGATATTGATCGCAGTGACATTTTTAGGAATAAAAATCCCGTTAGGATTTATTCCTGAGGAGGACCAAGGCTATGTATTGTTGAATATACAATTACCGCCATCTTCTTCTTTACAGCGAACCGAAGAAGTCTCCAAACAAGTAGATGCTATCTTGAAAAAGGAGGATGCTATTCTCTCCTACACTACAATCAATGGATATAGTTTGCTTACAAGTTCGAATCTGCCTAATAATGCATTTATTTTTATCGCATTAAAACCTTGGGAAGAACGTTCATTTACAGCTAAAGAATTTACAGATCAATTAAATGCTAAATTAGCGATGCAAGTAACCAAAGGATCAGCATTTGCGTTTGGACCACCGGCTATACAAGGTTTAGGAGCTTCGGCTGGTTTTAGTATAATGCTGCAAGATCGAGGCGGGAATACCCCAGAATATTTGGCACAACAAACACAGCGATTTATTGCTGCTGCTCAAAAAAGACCTGAAATCCAACGTATTTACACCACTTTTAATGCTGCAACACCTCAGATAAAATTAGAAATTGACAATGAAAAAGCGATGAAGTTGGGTGTGCCAGTTTCAAGAGTAACGGAGACGCTAGGGGCATTTTTGGGAGGAACTTATGTGAATGATTTCAATCGTTTTGGGCGTCAATACAAAGTCTTTATTCAAGGGGAAGCTGTTGATCGTGTTAAACCAGAAAATCTGAATATGGTTTATGTGAAAAACAACAATGGTACAATGCTACCGATTTCAACCATTGTAACCGCTACCAAAGTGACCGGCCCTGATTTTACCAACCGATTGAATTTATTCCGTTCAGCTGAAATAGGGGGAAGTGCAAACGATGGTTTCAGTAGTGCGCAAGCTTTGACTGCTTTAGAAGAAGTAGCAAAAGAAACTTTACCTGCCGATATGAGTTTTGATTATATCAATCTATCGTATCAAGAAAAAAATTCACCAAGTAGTAGCTCCGTGTTTTTAATGGCTTTGTTGTTCGTGTTTTTAATACTTGCTGCACAATACGAAAGTTGGAAATTGCCTTTTAGTGTATTACTTGGAGCACCTTTAGCGGTATTTGGAGCATTTTTGGGATTATTTTTAGCTCGATTCACTAGCGACGCGTATGTAAATAACGTTTTTGCCCAGATCGGTTTGGTATTACTCATTGGTCTTGTGGCAAAAAATGCCATCCTTATCGTTGAGTTTGCCAAAGAAGAACACGAAAGGGGAACACCATTATACGAAGCGGCAGTGGTTTCGGCTAAACTGCGTTTTCGACCGATCTTAATGACTGCTTTCGCCTTTATTCTAGGAGTGGTTCCCTTGCTTACGGCTACTGGTGCAGGGTCACAAGCACGTATAGTAATGGGTATGGCTGTATTCGCGGGGATGTTGGTTGCTACAGTACTCGGGGTTCTCATTGTACCCGGTTTGTATGTAATGATCGAAAACATTGGAAAAAAGCAAGAGGTAGTTTCAGCAACTGAAAATAATATAGATTCAAAAACAACAGATCATGAAGAGTAA
- a CDS encoding efflux RND transporter periplasmic adaptor subunit — translation MKKTYYLAALLVVFLSFSCKKGAAPEMKPLEIAVTDVLQQDVRLESEFTGQTFGQADIQINPRVDGVIESLNFKEGSLVTKGQLLYTIDPLPFQAKVNQAEGSLAEVEARLAKTKSDYEMMVPLAKINAVSQRELVAAKSAYNASLAAISATKASLQNARLELGYCRILAPITGLIGISKVRVGDYVRPGATSVLNTVSDLGDVRVRFTMSEQEFLRIYREVNKPDSKLKGAGQSISLTLSDGTIYPQTGKVSFADRQVDPTTGAITFEAAFPNPDKLLRPGQYVKIGVVTDVRNAALVIPQRAVIEMQGIYQVYVLGDSSKVQMQIIKPGPAIKDGYIVEDGLKSGDKIAMGGTSLLKNGSVITPKIIQWKPGQAETAPTK, via the coding sequence ATGAAAAAAACGTATTATTTAGCGGCTCTATTAGTAGTGTTCCTATCTTTTTCTTGCAAGAAAGGAGCTGCACCAGAAATGAAACCTCTGGAGATTGCAGTTACCGATGTTTTGCAACAAGATGTGAGATTGGAATCAGAATTTACCGGACAAACCTTCGGACAGGCAGACATTCAAATAAATCCTAGAGTGGATGGCGTGATTGAAAGCCTCAATTTTAAAGAGGGGAGTTTAGTAACCAAAGGTCAGTTGCTGTACACCATCGATCCACTTCCGTTCCAAGCTAAAGTCAATCAAGCGGAAGGTTCATTGGCAGAGGTTGAAGCACGATTAGCAAAAACCAAATCAGATTATGAAATGATGGTGCCCTTGGCTAAAATTAATGCGGTAAGTCAAAGAGAATTAGTAGCCGCAAAGTCAGCTTATAACGCATCGTTAGCCGCGATAAGTGCTACAAAAGCAAGTTTGCAAAACGCAAGATTAGAATTGGGGTATTGCCGAATATTGGCACCAATTACTGGTTTGATTGGAATTTCTAAAGTGAGAGTGGGCGATTACGTGCGACCTGGAGCAACTTCTGTTCTAAATACTGTTTCTGACTTGGGAGATGTAAGGGTTCGTTTTACAATGAGTGAACAAGAATTTCTCCGAATTTACAGAGAAGTAAACAAACCAGATTCAAAATTAAAAGGGGCTGGTCAATCCATTTCTTTGACATTATCGGATGGTACAATCTATCCTCAAACCGGAAAAGTAAGTTTTGCAGACCGACAAGTAGATCCTACTACGGGGGCCATAACTTTTGAAGCTGCATTTCCCAATCCAGATAAATTATTGCGCCCGGGACAGTATGTAAAAATAGGGGTTGTTACTGATGTTCGAAATGCTGCGCTAGTCATTCCGCAACGAGCAGTTATAGAAATGCAAGGTATTTATCAAGTATATGTATTAGGAGACAGTAGTAAAGTTCAAATGCAAATTATTAAACCCGGACCGGCGATTAAAGATGGCTACATCGTTGAAGATGGTTTAAAATCGGGTGACAAAATAGCAATGGGTGGTACTTCTTTGTTGAAAAACGGTAGCGTGATAACGCCAAAAATTATACAATGGAAACCGGGTCAGGCTGAAACTGCACCAACTAAATAA
- a CDS encoding ZIP family metal transporter yields MIEAFLWGLLATSSLLIGGIIAVRFSLSNRSIGIVMGFGAGTLISAISYELIYEAVTMGKGTGFPAFGLFAGAATFFFSDKFIGNFGASNRNKVGSEKSSSLVVPMVLAIILDGIPESIVIGLGIFEGGKISLAMLVAVFISNLPEAIAGSSGMKEGGWAKSKILMLWLFIALFCAFATVAGFSLFGGASNEWLSFIQAFAGGAILMMLANSMIPEAYEHGGKLAGVFTVLGFFVSVSIVVLENLN; encoded by the coding sequence ATGATAGAAGCATTTCTTTGGGGGTTACTCGCTACCTCTTCTTTACTAATAGGTGGGATTATTGCAGTTCGTTTTTCATTGAGTAATCGCTCTATTGGTATTGTGATGGGATTTGGCGCTGGAACCCTGATCTCAGCCATTTCTTACGAATTAATTTACGAAGCAGTTACCATGGGCAAAGGTACAGGATTCCCTGCCTTTGGTTTATTTGCTGGAGCTGCAACCTTTTTTTTCTCTGACAAATTTATTGGCAATTTTGGGGCAAGTAACCGAAATAAAGTAGGATCTGAGAAAAGTTCCAGTTTGGTAGTTCCGATGGTTTTGGCTATTATTCTGGATGGAATTCCAGAATCTATTGTAATTGGATTAGGAATATTTGAAGGAGGTAAAATTAGTCTAGCCATGCTGGTTGCTGTATTTATATCCAATCTACCCGAAGCTATTGCAGGATCCTCAGGAATGAAAGAAGGAGGTTGGGCCAAGAGTAAAATATTAATGCTTTGGTTATTTATTGCCTTGTTTTGTGCTTTTGCTACCGTTGCAGGTTTTTCTCTTTTTGGAGGAGCTTCAAACGAATGGCTATCTTTTATTCAAGCATTTGCTGGCGGTGCGATTTTGATGATGCTTGCCAATTCAATGATTCCCGAGGCCTATGAGCACGGCGGAAAATTAGCTGGGGTATTTACAGTACTTGGTTTTTTTGTTTCGGTTAGTATCGTGGTGCTTGAAAATTTGAATTAA
- a CDS encoding polyphosphate kinase 2 family protein encodes MAKSDHFEENARNLSNLSKKELIKKAKNFSKQYCVGKGDNFRLKDYETKASFKLGEDGKELVKETLQIGVDALAAMQDILYAQDKWSLLIIFQAMDAAGKDGAIKHVMSGVNPQGCQVSSFKAPSSEDLDHDYLWRCQKHLPERGRIGIFNRSYYEEVLVVRVHEQILRNQKLPDKLITKDIWEDRFQDIRNFEKYLNRNGTVVIKFFLNVSKEEQKERFIERVDDPDKNWKFSAADAKERGYWNDYMHAYEELIKNTSTEKSPWYVIPADNKSYARIAIASAIITALDELDLEYPSVSEEKIAELQAVRKALMEEKD; translated from the coding sequence ATGGCAAAATCAGACCACTTTGAAGAAAACGCTAGGAATTTAAGCAATTTAAGCAAAAAAGAATTGATAAAAAAGGCAAAAAATTTTTCTAAACAATATTGTGTAGGCAAAGGGGATAACTTTCGATTGAAAGACTACGAAACCAAAGCCAGTTTCAAATTAGGAGAAGACGGGAAAGAATTAGTCAAAGAAACTTTGCAAATAGGAGTCGATGCTTTGGCTGCGATGCAAGACATTTTATATGCCCAAGACAAATGGTCGCTATTGATTATTTTCCAAGCTATGGATGCCGCAGGCAAGGACGGAGCCATCAAACACGTAATGTCGGGCGTAAATCCACAAGGCTGTCAAGTGTCGTCATTTAAGGCACCCAGTTCCGAGGACTTAGACCACGATTATTTATGGCGTTGTCAAAAACATTTGCCCGAACGAGGACGCATCGGAATTTTTAATCGTTCGTATTATGAAGAAGTATTAGTGGTTCGGGTGCACGAACAAATATTAAGGAATCAAAAACTACCTGATAAATTGATTACCAAAGACATTTGGGAAGACCGTTTTCAGGACATTCGCAATTTCGAAAAATACCTGAATAGAAACGGGACAGTAGTGATTAAATTTTTTCTAAACGTTTCGAAAGAGGAACAAAAAGAACGATTTATAGAACGCGTTGATGACCCTGATAAAAACTGGAAATTTAGTGCTGCCGATGCTAAAGAACGAGGCTATTGGAACGATTATATGCACGCTTACGAAGAGCTAATCAAAAATACTTCGACCGAAAAATCGCCTTGGTATGTCATCCCCGCGGATAATAAATCGTATGCACGTATTGCAATTGCATCTGCCATTATCACCGCTTTAGACGAATTAGATTTAGAATATCCATCGGTAAGTGAGGAAAAAATTGCCGAATTGCAAGCCGTTAGAAAAGCGCTAATGGAAGAAAAAGATTAA
- a CDS encoding SulP family inorganic anion transporter: protein MPQIFPIAQWIKTYSGQTLKSDTIAGITLAAYGIPVSLAYATLAGLPPEYGIYGYLIGGLFYAFFGTSKQLAIGPTSAISLLIGTSIGAMANGNLQRFADIASLTALVFAIMAIIAYLLRLSGIINFISETVLVGFKAGAAITIGLTQFPKILGIKGGGENFFDRISTIFQQLNETNTIVLVFGIIAIIFLLIGEKIAPSKPVALGIVVVSIVLISATSLGSSGFKTVGTIPSGLPEFRLPSLRISDVDGVLPLALACFLLSYIESVSAARALAQKNGYYIDSRQELLALGLANAAVALGQGYPVAGGLSQSAVNDNAGAKTPLALVFASVSIAFCLLFLTGFLQNLPTVILAAIVLVAIRGLVDIKEFKHLYKINKKEFFVAVIALVAVLLFGILKGVLLAAIVTLVLLIKSASTPNVAFLGRIPGTKRYTDIERHPDNEIIPGILIIRIESAILYFNAENIKEQIWAKINSEPTALKSVILDLNSSPYIDISGARFLKQLVIDLKVKSISLKIAEARSEVRDILRSEDLEDILGHISRFVSVDDLVIEATTKIV from the coding sequence ATGCCTCAAATTTTTCCGATAGCACAATGGATAAAAACATATTCAGGCCAAACTTTAAAAAGTGATACTATAGCAGGAATTACTTTGGCAGCCTACGGAATTCCTGTTTCCTTGGCCTATGCAACTCTTGCTGGCTTACCCCCAGAATATGGTATTTATGGCTATCTGATAGGAGGCCTATTCTACGCCTTTTTTGGAACAAGCAAACAATTGGCTATTGGGCCAACTTCCGCAATTTCATTACTTATAGGCACAAGCATTGGTGCTATGGCCAATGGTAATCTGCAACGATTTGCAGACATTGCCTCACTAACAGCATTAGTATTCGCCATTATGGCAATTATTGCCTATCTGTTGCGTTTAAGTGGCATTATTAATTTTATTAGCGAAACTGTTTTGGTTGGTTTCAAAGCCGGAGCTGCCATCACTATTGGCTTGACTCAATTCCCCAAAATATTGGGCATCAAAGGCGGTGGCGAAAATTTTTTTGACCGCATTAGTACTATTTTTCAACAGCTAAACGAGACCAATACTATCGTGTTGGTATTTGGAATTATTGCTATCATTTTTCTCTTAATCGGTGAGAAAATTGCTCCAAGCAAGCCTGTAGCATTAGGTATTGTGGTGGTGTCAATTGTCCTCATTTCTGCTACTTCATTAGGTAGCAGTGGCTTTAAAACGGTGGGCACTATCCCAAGTGGTTTGCCGGAATTTCGATTGCCTTCTTTGCGCATAAGTGATGTCGATGGTGTACTCCCACTCGCTTTGGCTTGTTTTCTATTATCTTACATCGAAAGCGTTTCGGCAGCAAGAGCATTAGCCCAAAAAAATGGATATTATATCGACTCTCGACAGGAATTATTAGCACTTGGACTGGCGAACGCCGCAGTAGCTTTGGGTCAAGGATATCCTGTAGCAGGAGGATTATCGCAATCGGCTGTCAACGATAATGCTGGAGCAAAAACACCGCTAGCCTTAGTTTTCGCATCAGTTAGTATTGCATTTTGCCTATTATTTTTAACTGGATTTCTGCAAAATTTACCTACAGTTATTCTTGCCGCTATTGTTTTAGTTGCCATCAGAGGCCTTGTGGATATCAAAGAATTTAAACATTTGTATAAAATCAATAAAAAAGAATTTTTTGTTGCGGTGATAGCTCTTGTTGCGGTACTGCTATTTGGGATTCTTAAAGGGGTTTTACTTGCAGCAATTGTGACTTTGGTGTTGTTAATTAAGTCAGCTTCAACACCTAATGTAGCATTTTTAGGAAGAATTCCGGGAACCAAACGCTATACGGATATCGAACGACATCCCGATAATGAAATCATCCCGGGCATACTTATCATTCGAATTGAATCGGCCATTTTATACTTTAATGCCGAAAATATAAAGGAACAAATTTGGGCAAAAATAAATAGTGAACCTACTGCTTTAAAATCAGTGATACTAGACCTTAACTCCTCTCCTTACATTGATATTTCTGGAGCTCGATTTTTAAAGCAACTGGTAATTGACTTAAAGGTAAAATCTATTTCTTTGAAAATTGCAGAAGCACGTTCTGAAGTACGGGATATTCTGCGTTCTGAGGATTTAGAAGATATCTTGGGCCACATTAGTCGATTTGTTTCGGTTGATGATTTGGTGATTGAAGCTACTACTAAAATCGTATAA
- a CDS encoding ion channel: MIPLKNAFWTRRPYHSFPFANAFLLFFTFITVFVIPVFPGNNLNLLYSFSLSFVFIFAVLAIKKNTKSLIRVIIFLSITIWVSFFSEIVLLKQLFKIINFLFFIFLVLGLIKQVSSIATVTAKVIVDSISGYLLLGFAFSLIVAIVASTVPGAYNANFFENQKIDTLEPLHNNIYYTFMTFATTGYGDIVPTHPISKSLAVLISVSGQLYIAVIISMLVGKYASFTKKEK, from the coding sequence ATGATACCTTTAAAAAATGCTTTTTGGACCAGAAGGCCTTATCATTCCTTTCCTTTTGCCAATGCTTTTCTTCTATTTTTTACCTTCATTACTGTGTTCGTAATTCCCGTATTTCCCGGAAATAATTTGAACTTACTGTATTCTTTTTCATTATCCTTTGTTTTTATATTCGCGGTATTGGCCATAAAAAAAAACACAAAATCATTGATTAGAGTAATTATTTTTCTAAGCATAACAATTTGGGTTTCCTTTTTTAGCGAAATAGTACTTTTGAAGCAACTATTCAAAATTATAAATTTTTTATTTTTTATATTTCTTGTGTTAGGCCTGATAAAACAGGTTTCGTCAATTGCAACGGTCACGGCGAAAGTAATAGTCGATTCTATTTCAGGATATCTATTGTTGGGATTTGCTTTTAGTCTCATTGTCGCGATCGTTGCATCCACTGTTCCCGGGGCTTACAACGCAAATTTTTTTGAAAATCAAAAAATAGATACTTTAGAGCCGCTACATAACAATATCTATTATACTTTTATGACTTTTGCTACTACGGGTTATGGCGATATTGTGCCCACACATCCCATTTCAAAGTCGCTCGCGGTTTTGATCAGTGTGTCGGGGCAACTTTATATTGCCGTTATTATTTCGATGTTAGTGGGAAAATATGCTTCGTTTACAAAAAAGGAAAAGTAA